In Nicotiana tabacum cultivar K326 chromosome 11, ASM71507v2, whole genome shotgun sequence, a single window of DNA contains:
- the LOC107808566 gene encoding MLO-like protein 6 codes for MAKERSMEATPTWAVAVVCFILLAISIFIEQIIHHLGEWLLKKHKKPLYEALEKIKAELMLLGFISLLLTVVQTPVSNLCVPKSVGYSWHPCKADEDAKSKYDDPCLPKGKVQFASSYAIHQLHIFIFVLAVAHVLYSIATFALGRLKMRKWRAWEDETKTIEYQFYNDPERFRFARETSFGRRHLHYWSKSPVLLWIVCFFRQFFSSVAKVDYLTLRHGFMIAHLTPQNQENFDFQIYINRAVEKDFKFVVEISPALWLFTVLYFLTTTNGLYSYLWVPFIPLVIILLVGTKLEMIIAEMGVRISKRGDIVRGVPVVETGDHLFWFNRPAFVLFLINFVLFQNAFQVAFFVWSWWKFGYPSCFHQNAADIAIRLTMGVIIQVHCSYVTLPLYALVTQMGTSMKPIIFGDNVATALRSWHNTAKKRVKHGRLSGNNTPVSSRPATPLHGTSPVHLLRSYPQYSNEESRTSNAENEGWANEISTSPRRQIENTKDDDHQEGEIHASSSMQRPHPDQHQVEVTLSEFTFGNKTS; via the exons ATGGCTAAAGAACGGTCGATGGAGGCAACTCCCACTTGGGCAGTTGCCGTAGTTTGCTTCATCTTGCTCGCTATTTCCATTTTCATTGAACAAATTATTCATCATCTTGGAGAG TGGTTGTTGAAAAAACATAAAAAGCCTCTTTATGAAGCACTTGAAAAGATCAAAGCAG AACTGATGTTGTTGGGATTCATATCACTGCTGTTGACAGTGGTGCAAACCCCAGTTTCTAACTTATGTGTGCCCAAAAGTGTTGGTTATTCTTGGCATCCTTGTAAGGCTGATGAAGATGCAAAGTCTAAATATGATGACCCTTGTCTACCAAAG GGAAAAGTCCAATTTGCATCTTCATATGCAATACACCAGCTCCATATCTTCATCTTTGTCTTAGCTGTTGCTCATGTATTGTACTCTATAGCAACTTTTGCTTTGGGCAGGCTAAAG ATGAGAAAATGGAGGGCGTGGGAGGATGAAACAAAAACAATTGAGTACCAATTCTACAACG ATCCAGAGAGGTTCAGGTTTGCAAGAGAGACGTCATTTGGACGTAGGCATTTGCATTATTGGAGCAAGTCGCCGGTGCTGCTCTGGATA GTTTGTTTCTTCAGACAATTCTTCTCATCAGTAGCAAAAGTTGACTATCTAACCCTTAGACATGGGTTCATGATA GCACATTTAACTCCACAAAATCAAGAAAATTTTGATTTCCAGATATACATCAATAGAGCAGTTGAAAAAGACTTCAAATTTGTTGTGGAAATAAG TCCAGCATTATGGCTCTTCACAGTACTATATTTTCTAACCACTACCAATG GATTGTACTCGTACCTTTGGGTGCCATTTATCCCGTTAGTA ATAATATTGCTAGTTGGCACAAAACTTGAAATGATAATAGCAGAAATGGGAGTAAGGATTTCAAAGAGGGGAGACATAGTGAGAGGTGTACCAGTGGTGGAGACAGGTGACCATCTTTTTTGGTTCAACCGACCTGCCTTTGTCCTTTTCTTGATTAACTTTGTGCTCTTTCAG AATGCATTTCAAGTTGCTTTCTTCGTTTGGAGTTGG TGGAAATTTGGTTACCCATCTTGCTTCCACCAGAATGCTGCAGATATAGCCATAAGGCTGACCATGGG GGTGATCATACAGGTCCATTGCAGCTATGTGACTCTCCCTCTTTATGCCTTGGTCACACAG ATGGGAACATCAATGAAACCTATAATCTTTGGTGATAATGTGGCAACAGCTCTTAGAAGCTGGCACAACACGGCGAAAAAGCGGGTGAAACACGGCCGGCTATCGGGAAACAACACCCCTGTCTCCAGCAGACCGGCCACACCGTTGCATGGTACCTCCCCGGTTCACTTATTACGCAGTTACCCACAATATAGCAATGAGGAGAGTCGAACATCCAATGCGGAAAATGAAGGCTGGGCTAATGAAATATCAACCTCTCCTCGTAGACAAATTGAGAATACTAAAGATGATGATCATCAGGAGGGAGAAATCCATGCCTCCAGCTCCATGCAACGTCCTCATCCTGATCAGCATCAAGTTGAGGTTACATTGTCAGAATTCACATTTGGCAACAAAACGAGTTGA
- the LOC107808565 gene encoding rhomboid-like protein 19, translating into MTSNMYTGFTRLCKGLAVVLVGGHIVVQILPSALSYLALIPAKTIPFAWNLITAGYTEQTVYGAIISTIGLLFLGKLLEPIWGSREFLKFIFVVNFLTSVFVFITAISLYYITRLEIYLYMPISGFQGVLSGFLVGVKQIMPDQELSILKLKAKWLPSLALLLSTVISFFTADSVSYLPTIVFGTYLGWIYLRYWQKKPETKLKGDPSDEFSFSSFFPEFLRPVIDPIATIFERLLCGRRSDISNEETGYTLGGSTLPGSDPIEASRRRERGARALEERLASERLAAGKKAEESERDPTDNV; encoded by the exons ATGACTAGCAATATGTATACGGGGTTCACGAGGCTTTGCAAGGGTCTTGCGGTTGTGCTTGTGGGCGGTCACATTGTTGTCCAGATTCTTCCTTCTGCTCTTTCCTATCTTGCTCTCATCCCTGCCAA gactattccatttgCATGGAATCTTATAACAGCTGGTTACACTGAACAAACAGTGTATGGG GCGATCATCAGCACTATCGGACTTCTTTTCCTGGGAAAGCTGCTTGAGCCCATCTGGGGTTCCAGGGAATTCTTGAAGTTCATCTTTGTTGTCAATTTTTTGACATCGGTCTTTGTCTTCATCACAGCTATATCATTGTACTACATAACAAGACTAGAAATCTACCT TTATATGCCTATTTCCGGCTTCCAAGGAGTTCTTTCTGGTTTCTTAGTTGGTGTCAAACAGATCATGCCCGATCAAGAGTTGTCTATTTTGAAACTGAAAGCAAAG TGGTTGCCTTCCCTTGCATTGTTGCTCTCAACTGTTATAAGCTTTTTCACGGCAGATTCTGTATCATACCTTCCAACAATAGTATTTGGGACATATTTAGGCTGGATTTACCTAAGATACTGGCAGAAGAAACCAGAGACAAAGCTGAAGGGTGATCCAAGTGATGAATTTTCCTTCTCTTCTTTCTTCCCTGAATTTTTGAG ACCGGTAATTGATCCAATTGCAACAATATTTGAGCGGCTGCTTTGTGGTAGAAGATCTGATATTTCTAATGAGGAAACCGGCTATACTCTAGGTGGTTCCACATTGCCTGGTTCTGATCCCATTGAAGCATCAAGGAGGAG GGAAAGGGGTGCCAGAGCACTTGAAGAAAGATTGGCATCTGAACGTTTGGCTGCTGGAAAGAAGGCTGAAGAATCAGAAAGAGATCCCACTGATAATGTGTAG